Proteins from a genomic interval of Quercus robur chromosome 9, dhQueRobu3.1, whole genome shotgun sequence:
- the LOC126698698 gene encoding single-strand DNA endonuclease 1-like codes for MGVKNLWDILESCKKTLPLHHLQNKRVCIDLSCWMVQLQNVSKSHSCMKEKVYLRGLFHRLRALIAVICTIVFVTDGSIPAIKLSTYRRRLNSGSEEMVVISLAMK; via the exons ATGGGTGTGAAGAACTTGTGGGATATCTTGGAATCATGCAAGAAAACTCTACCACTTCACCATCTCCA GAACAAGAGGGTGTGCATAGATCTCTCTTGCTGGATGGTTCAGCTTCAAAACGTTAGCAAATCGCACTCTTGTATGAAAGAGAAGGTTTATCTCAGAGGTCTCTTTCACCGCCTCAGAGCTCTCATTGCTGTTATTTGCACCATTGTTTTTGTTACAG ATGGATCAATTCCTGCTATTAAGTTATCAACTTATAGACGCCGCTTAAATTCAGGAAGTGAG GAGATGGTGGTTATATCACTTGCTATGAAATGA